TTTCTTTCTTTAATTCTTCCTATCTTGATATCGTTGGCAGAGGCACAGTATTCTATAAGGATGTTTCTTGCTTCTTCGATGCTCTTTACCTCCCTCGAGGCACCATACCATCCCCACCTGTGCCCTGGACAGTAAGCACCATAGGGTGGAGAATAAGTGTCAGATGAATGTTTCATCTGGTCAGACATACAGTGTCTTTCTTCTGCGTAGACCTCTGCATAGACCTTCCCCCCTAAGGAAATGGTTAAGAACAGTGTTATTGCTATTGAAACTATCTTCTTCATTTTACATTATTGCGATACAGGGTAGGGGATGACTTTAGCCGCTCTGAGTTGGCGAAAACTTCCCCTACCCGTGTCTCCTGCAGAAATTAACTTATCATCTCCAGAATCCACCCATTGGGCCTCCGTGCATCATGCCACCCATCATTCCGCCACCTGTATATCCATGCATCGGGCAGTCATACCATCCAGTAGCAGTGGAACCAAACTTCTCTGCCTTCTCCTGGATCTTACCCTCAAGGTCCACTATCTCCTTCTGTAAGGCAGTAATCTTGGCTGTATCTGGTGTCCTCTGCCTGTAGAGTTCTCTCAACTCAAACCTCTTGCTATTCAGTTCTTTTCTCAGGGTTGCTGTCTCATCGAGGAACTTCTGATACTCAGGTGATGTGGTAGTAGTGTAGCCAGATCCATATCCCATGTGTCCGTAGCCAAATCCCATAGGTCCAAATGCATAGACCGCAGTCCCTCCAGCAAGTAGCAGAGCGATAGCCACTATCAATATCGTCTTCTTCATCTATGTCACCTCCTTTCTTTTATTTTATCTGGCTATAGCATATCAAGAGAAAATGAAGATGCTATGAACAGATTATGAATAAGTGGTGAAAGGTCGTGCAATAACATAATTAAATATCTCTATAATAATTAAAAACTTGACATCCCCTATCTCAATGGCATAATATATGCCGATTTCAGAAGATTGAAGCTCCTCACAGTAAACTGTGGGGAACTTCGAAATGTAAGGAATTGTTTTATTATATATTCGCTCTCTATGCATTTTCATGGAGGTTTATATGGAGGCGCCTCTTATATTCCATATAAAAGGAATACCACCGTTTGTTATATACTCATGGATTGCAATGGCACTCTTGATTACCATGTCACTTATTGTAAGGAGGAGGCTTGAACTCAATCCACGAACGGTTCAGAATGTGGTAGAGGCTATCGTTGAGGGACTCTTTAATTTTACATCGGATATCATGGGAGAAAAAGGAAGATACTTTTTCCCCCTTATCGGGACATTAGGGTTATACATATTAGTATGTAACTTTATGGGTCTTATACCAGGTTTTGAATCACCAACAAGCAATCTCAACACAACCGCATCTATGGCAATACCTGTTTTTCTTGCTACTCACTATTATGGTGTAAGGAC
The sequence above is drawn from the Nitrospirota bacterium genome and encodes:
- the atpB gene encoding F0F1 ATP synthase subunit A; protein product: MEAPLIFHIKGIPPFVIYSWIAMALLITMSLIVRRRLELNPRTVQNVVEAIVEGLFNFTSDIMGEKGRYFFPLIGTLGLYILVCNFMGLIPGFESPTSNLNTTASMAIPVFLATHYYGVRTHGLSYFKHFVGPVWWLAPLMVPIEVIGHLARPVSLSMRLFGNMEAKHLILIVLAIIAPLIAPVVILGLGVLVSIVQAFVFVLLTILYLSGAVEEAEH